The following are from one region of the Silene latifolia isolate original U9 population chromosome 9, ASM4854445v1, whole genome shotgun sequence genome:
- the LOC141601304 gene encoding F-box protein SKIP23-like: MPRSYSFFTGCFYDDNECKVVKIVVFPKNGEIVEDGFFSVSALFGNGDLGFWKFGEKEWKIVPMNGCRFTDVIVFEDEFYVTDLKGKVKVIDPVTFEARDLYLVNKEVNTTGGFEEAIYPNPETKKMVRTQVYCESMQPMCLGVWVLKEGDGPFWDPTWSLDDRVFFVSEYVTFSMSAKEVGLKRGDCIFFNQEGFRGHLCYGGYGSDDECDSCDHTYKSELQLFSINCGIFVLPQGSITTTLIAILL, encoded by the exons atgcctagaTCATATAGCTTCTTTACCGGCTGTTTTTATGACGATAATGAATGTAAAGTTGTTAAGATTGTCGTGTTTCCGAAAAATGGTGAAATTGTGGAAGACGGTTTTTTTTCGGTATCAGCATTGTTTGGAaatggggatttagggttttggaAGTTTGGAGAGAAGGAATGGAAAATTGTGCCCATGAACGGTTGCCGTTTCACTGATGTGATTGTCTTTGAGGATGAATTTTATGTGACCGATTTGAAAGGAAAGGTGAAGGTTATTGATCCTGTGACATTCGAGGCGAGAGAT TTGTACTTGGTTAATAAAGAGGTTAACACTACTGGTGGGTTCGAGGAAGCGATATATCCTAACCCGGAAACAAAGAAAATGGTGAGGACTCAAGTTTATTGTGAGTCAATGCAGCCAATGTGCCTTGGTGTTTGGGTTTTAAAGGAAGGGGATGGACCGTTTTGGGACCCGACATGGAGTTTAGATGATCGGGTTTTCTTTGTGAGTGAGTATGTGACGTTTTCTATGTCGGCAAAGGAAGTTGGGTTGAAGAGAGGAGATTGTATCTTCTTCAATCAGGAAGGGTTTAGAGGTCATTTGTGTTATGGCGGGTATGGTAGTGATGATGAATGTGACAGTTGTGACCATACTTACAAGTCGGAGCTGCAATTGTTTAGCATAAACTGCGGGATTTTCGTGTTGCCACAGGGGTCAATTACTACCACCCTGATTGCAATATTACTTTAA
- the LOC141599954 gene encoding uncharacterized protein LOC141599954, translated as MIHLLFTLIVAEMGVILLLLFRTPLRKLVIMGLDRMKRGRGPVIVTTVAGTILVLLVSTVSNVINIRQREEEPGSINPTDQILFVRSLLDASLMGFILFLGLMMDRLHHYIRELRLLRKTMEAAKKQNRSFDDVKSGNVEEQVAALKSQIKTLESECAAKTDEAKAEQSKAEALKKQSEGLLLEYDRVLEDNQHLRSQLQELSSDGKKNS; from the exons ATGATCCACCTACTATTCACCCTAATAGTAGCAGAAATGGGAGTAATACTACTCCTATTGTTCAGAACTCCATTAAGGAAGCTTGTAATTATGGGTTTGGATCGCATGAAGCGTGGTAGAGGCCCTGTTATTGTCACTACCGTCGCCGGTACTATCCTTGTTCTGCTGGTTTCAACTGTTTCAAATGTAATTAACATTCGTCAGCGCGAAGAGGAGCCCGGTTCTATCAATCCCACTGATCAAATCCTCTTTGTTCGATCCCTTCTTGATGCTTCTCTTATGG GATTCATCTTGTTCCTTGGACTGATGATGGATAGATTGCATCATTACATAAGAGAACTTCGATTACTTAGAAAGACCATGGAAGCTGCAAAAAAACAGAACCGGAGTTTTGATGATGTGAAGAGTGGGAATGTGGAGGAACAAGTTGCTGCTTTGAAGTCTCAGATCAAGACCCTGGAATCTGAATGTGCTGCCAAAACCGATGAGGCTAAAGCTGAACAATCCAAAGCAGAGGCTTTGAAGAAGCAATCTGAAGGCCTGCTTCTCGAGTATGACCGGGTGCTTGAGGATAACCAGCATCTTCGTAGTCAATTGCAGGAATTGAGTTCTGATGGCAAGAAAAACTCGTGA